The Motacilla alba alba isolate MOTALB_02 chromosome 14, Motacilla_alba_V1.0_pri, whole genome shotgun sequence genome includes a region encoding these proteins:
- the INTS1 gene encoding integrator complex subunit 1 isoform X2, translating to MNRPKAAAVRRPSAVPKPSAHPPPGDFIALGSKGQSGEGKAAVTLLKPAPPGLPSERKRDAAAALAGPAGLPGLTKRPKLSSTPPLSALGRLAEAAVAEKRAISPSIKEPSVIPIEVVPTVLLDEIEAAEAEGNDDRIEGVLCGAVKQLKMNRAKPDTTLYLSLMYLAKIKPNIFATEGVIEALCSLLRRDASINFKAKGNSLVSVLACNLLMAAYEEDENWPEIFVKVYIEDSLGERIWVDSPHCKTFVDNIQTAFNTKMPPKTMLLHGEVGRSGGDLSAGSSPHPSMTEEEDSQSELLIAEEKMSPEQAGQLMPRYEDLAESVEEYVLDMLRDQLNRRQPMDNVSRNLLRLLTATCGYKEVRQMAVQRLEMWLQNPKLTKPAQDLLMSVCMNCNTHSSEDMEVISNLIKIRLKPKVLLNHYMLCVRELLNAHRDNLGTTIKFVIFNELSNARNPNNMQILYTVLQHSSEQAPKYLAMVFQDLLTTKDDYLRASRALLREIIKQTKHEINFQAFCLGLMQERKEALYAEMEFKERFVIHITDLLAVSMMLGITAQVKEAGIAWDKGEKKNLEVLRSFQNQIAAIQRDAVWWLHTVVPSISKLAPKDYVHCLHKVLFTEQPETYYKWDNWPPESDRNFFLRLCSEVPILEDTLMRILVIGLSRDLPLGPADAMELADHLVKRAAAVQADDVEVLRVERIQLIDAVLNLCTYHHPENIQLPPGYQPPNLAISTLYWKAWPLLLVVAAFNPENIGLAAWEEYPSLKMLMEMVMTNNYSYPQCTLTDEETRTEMINRELQISQREKQEILAFEGHLAAASTKQTITESSSLLLSQLTSLDPQGPPRRPPPHVLEQVKSLNQSLRLGHLLCRSRHPDFLLNIIQRQASSQSMPWLADLVQSSEGSLDVLPVQCLCEFLLHDAADESTSGEEEEEGESKDQRAKKRQRQQKQRQLLGRLQDLLLGPKADEQTTCEVLDYFLRRLSSSQVASRVLAMKGLSLVLSEGGMRDGEEKDHPMEEDSGDSELLQGYQWLLRDLPRLPLFDSVRATTALALQQAIHMETDPQTISAYLVYLSQHAPVEEQGQHNDLALDVARLIVERSTIMSHLFSKLSYSAESDAVLVALLSIFSRYIKRMRQSKEGEEVYSWSESQDQVFLRWTSGETATMHILVVHAMVILLTLGPPQGDGDFYTLLDIWFPEKKPLPTAFLVDTSEEALLLPDWLKLRMIRSEVPRLVDAALQDLEPQQLLLFVQSFGIPVSSMSKLLQYLDQAVSHDPQTLEQNIMDKNYMAHLVEVQHERGATGGQTFHSLLTASLPARRDSAETARSKSSPENSQSQSRIRALSQVRVLGPEDDLAGILLQLFPLTPDPRWQNSSLRPLALALQQSLGQELAHIRQGAVPESGVTASGVTASGVTASGVTASGVAARLLQALAALLNSAHGGALVMAMHHHHFISCPLMRQLYQYHRSMPQDTAFSSLFFKVLMQMLQWLENPAVEDGPLRAQLKAFAVQYSSRHRISDVRGGFLHLTEALSFRRDPDLISSTVCAIIATLKSGEKCNVEPELISKVLQGLIEAHSPYLEELLTVLFSATVETRCPAVKPIAVVCSLLLQDKEETPVKKEVESCSAESAWPGPASGLLNDWLEMLDPEVISSCPDLQQKLLFSWNKAGSQVPSFRPYLLALLTHQSSWTTLHQCIRLLLGRNREQRFDPTASLDFLWACIHIPRIWQGRDQRTPQKRREEFVLHLKASELISMVELILAEAETRYQNTDQASCTLIQSRLPLLLSCSHGDLENVKKVTEYLTSCIQQWGSSSVGKCCQDLLLQIYLQLPELLVPMPEMLLTSEGARDSSTCKLDALVHRFINLLADTSDSKSSESRVWDANMACRKLAVAHPILLLRHLPMIAALLHGRVHLNFQEFRQQNHLTFFIHVLGILELLQPQVFQNEHQAALWDCLLSFIRLLLNYRKSSRHLAAFISKFVQFIHKYITCNAQAAVSFLQKHSDPLHDLSSDNSDLAMLKSLLAGLSLPSKSGSLDRGSDEEKDDEAAAGSLPLVSVSLFTPLTPAEMAPYMKRLSRGQTVEDILEVLTDIDEMSRRRPEILAFFATNLQKLMSSSEDSCRNLAFSLALRSIQNNPSIAADFLPTYMYCLGSRDFEVVQTALRNLPEYTLLCQEHAAVLLHRAFLVGMYGQIDTSSQISEALKILHMEAMI from the exons ATGAACCGGCCGAAGGCGGCGGCCGTGCGGCGGCCCAGCGCCGTGCCCAAGCCCTCCG CGCACCCGCCGCCCGGAGACTTCATCGCGCTGGGCTCCAAGGGGCAGAGCGGCGAGGGCAAGGCCGCCGTCACGCTGCTGAAGCCGGCGCCGCCCGGGCTGCCCTCGGAGCGCAAGCGGGACGCGGCCGCCGCCTTggcgggcccggcggggctgcccgggctgACCAAGCGGCCCAAGCTCTCCTCCACGCCGCCCCTCAGCGCCCTGGGACGCCTGGCAGAGGCGGCCGTGGCGGAAAAAAGAGCCATCTCGCCGTCCATCAAGGAGCCGTCTGTCATCCCCATCGAAG TTGTCCCCACGGTGCTGCTGGATGAGAttgaggcagcagaggcagaaggcAACGATGACCGAATTGAGGGGGTGCTGTGTGGAGCTGTGAAGCAGCTGAAGATGAACAGAGCCAAACCTGACACCACTCTCTACCTGAGCCTCATGTACCTGGCAAAAATCAAACCCAACATATTTGCCACCGAAGGGGTTATCGAG GCACTGTGCAGCCTACTCCGAAGAGATGCCTCCATCAATTTCAAAGCCAAAGGGAATAGTCTTGTGTCTGTCTTGGCATGCAACCTTCTCATGGCAGCCTACGAAGAGGATGAGAACTGGCCAGAGATCTTTGTCAAG gtgtACATTGAGGACTCCCTTGGAGAGCGCATCTGGGTGGACAGCCCTCACTGCAAGACATTTGTGGATAACATCCAGACAGCTTTTAACACAAAGATGCCTCCTAAGACCATGCTCTTGCATGGAGAAGTTGGACGTAGTGGAGGGGACCTTAGTGCTG GGAGTAGCCCACACCCTTCCATgacagaggaggaggacagCCAGAGTGAGCTGCTGATTGCAGAGGAGAAGATGAGCCCGGAGCAGGCGGGCCAGCTCATGCCCAG GTATGAAGACCTTGCAGAGAGTGTGGAGGAGTATGTGCTAGACATGCTTCGGGACCAGCTGAACCGGCGCCAGCCCATGGACAACGTCTCCAGGAACCTCCTGCGGCTGCTGACAGCAACCTGTGGCTACAAAGAGGTGCGCCAGATGGCTGTGCAGAGGCTGGAGATGTGGCTGCAGAATCCAAAG tTGACCAAGCCAGCTCAGGATTTGCTGATGTCAGTGTGTATGAACTGTAACACCCACAGCTCAGAGGACATGGAAGTTATCTCCAACCTCATCAAAATTCGTCTCAAGCCAAAAGTCCTTCTCAACCACTACATGCTGTGTGTCAG ggagctgctgaatGCACACAGGGATAACCTGGGCACCACCATTAAGTTTGTGATTTTCAATGAACTATCAAATGCAAGAAATCCCAACAACATGCAGATCCTGTATACTGtgcttcagcacagctcagagcaagCTCCAAAG TACCTGGCAATGGTGTTCCAGGACCTGTTGACCACCAAGGACGATTACCTGCGGGCTTCACGGGCTCTGCTGAGAGAGATCATCAAACAGACCAAGCATGAGATCAACTTCCAGGCCTTCTGCCTGGGTCTCATGCAGGAACGGAAGGAGGCCCTGTATGCAGAGATGGAATTCAAG gaGCGGTTTGTCATCCACATCACCGACCTGCTAGCTGTCTCCATGATGCTTGGTATCACTGCCCAGGTGAAGGAGGCTGGAATTGCTTGGgacaaaggagagaaaaaga acCTGGAAGTGCTGCGCTCTTTCCAGAACCAGATTGCTGCTATCCAGCGTGATGCTGTCTGGTGGCTGCATACAGTTGTTCCATCTATCAGCAAGCTGGCTCCAAAGGACTATGTGCACTG CCTCCACAAGGTGCTCTTCACAGAACAGCCAGAAACCTACTACAAATGGGACAACTGGCCCCCTGAGAGTGACCGCAa CTTCTTCCTTCGGCTGTGCTCCGAGGTGCCCATCCTGGAGGACACGCTGATGCGCATCCTCGTGATCGGGCTGTCGCGGGACCTGCCCCTGGGCCCCGCCGATGCCATGGAGCTCGCCGACCACTTGGTGaagagggctgcagctgtgcaagcAGATG atgTTGAGGTCCTGAGGGTAGAAAGAATCCAGCTGATCGATGCAGTCTTAAATCTCTGCACTTATCACCATCCAGAGAATATCCAGCTACCTCCAGG GTACCAGCCTCCAAATCTAGCTATTTCTACTCTCTACTGGAAAGCCTGGCCTCTCCTGCTGGTAGTGGCTGCGTTCAATCCTGAAAATATTG GTCTGGCTGCATGGGAGGAGTACCCCTCTCTAAAGATGCTCATGGAAATGGTCATGACCAA taattATTCTTATCCTCAATGTACCTTGACGGATGAGGAGACACGCACAGAGATGATTAATCGTGAACTTCAAATCtcccagagagaaaaacaggagaTTCTTGCATTTGAGGGTCATCTGGCAGCTGcatccacaaaacaaacaattacagaaagcagcagcctctTGCTGTCCCAGCTGACAAGTCTGGACCCTCA GGGCCCCCCTCGCAGACCTCCACCACACGTCCTGGAGCAGGTGAAAAGCCTGAACCAGTCTCTTCGCTTGGGCCACCTTCTGTGTCGCAGTCGCCATCCTGACTTTCTTCTCAACATCATCCAAAGACAG GCCTCATCACAGTCAATGCCATGGCTGGCAGATCTGGTTCAGTCCAGTGAGGGCTCCTTGGACGTCCTGCCCGTGCAGTGTCTTTGTGAGTTCCTGCTTCATGATGCTGCTGATGAGTCTACCTCaggtgaagaagaagaggagggtGAGAGTAAGGACCAGCGTGCCAAGAAACGCCAG agacagcagaaaCAAAGGCAGTTGCTTGGACGCTTGCAAGACTTGCTGTTGGGACCCAAAGCAGATGAACAGACAACCTGCGAGGTGCTTGACTACTTCCTGCGGCGCCTGAGCTCCTCCCAGGTGGCTTCCAGGGTCCTGGCCATGAAG GGCCTGTCCTTGGTGCTGTCGGAAGGAGGAATGCGtgatggggaggagaaggatCACCCCATGGAAGAAGACTCTGGTGattctgagctgctgcagggatacCAGTGGCTGCTGAGAGACCTCCCGAGGCTGCCACTGTTTGACAGTGTGAGAGCCACGACAGCTCTGGCCTTGCAGCAG GCCATCCACATGGAGACAGATCCCCAGACCATCAGTGCTTACCTGGTGTACCTCTCCCAGCACGCCCCAgtggaggagcagggacagcacaacGACCTTGCTCTG GATGTCGCCCGACTGATCGTGGAGCGCTCCACCATCATGTCCCACCTGTTCTCCAAGCTCTCCTACAGTGCTGAGTCAGATGCAGTGCTCgtggctctgctctccatctTCTCCCGCTACATCAAGCGCATGCGGCAGAGCAAGGAGGGCGAGGAGGTGTACAGCTGG TCAGAGTCTCAGGATCAGGTGTTCCTTCGTTGGACTAGTGGGGAAACAGCCACCATGCACATCCTTGTGGTCCATGCCATGGTTATTCTCCTGACACTGGGGCCACCTCAAG GGGATGGTGATTTTTACACCTTACTGGACATATGGTTCCCGGAGAAAAAGCCCCTTCCTACTGCTTTTCTGGTTGACACCTCCGaggaggctctgctgctccccgaCTGGCTGAAGCTGCGGATGATCCGCTCCGAGGTCCCGCGGCTCGTGGATGCAG ccctgcaggacctggagccacagcagctgcttctctttgtTCAGTCCTTTGGAATCCCAGTTTCCAGCATGAGCAAACTTCTGCAGTACCTGGATCAGGCAGTATCTCATGACCCACAGACGCTGGAGCAGAATATCATGGACAAAA ACTACATGGCTCATCTTGTGGAGGTTCAACATGAGAGAGGAGCGACAGGAGGCCAGACTTTCCACTCCCTGCTTACTGCCTCCCTACCAGCCCGCCGAG ACAGCGCTGAGACTGCAAGGTCAAAATCTAGTCCTGAAAACTCTCAAAGTCAGAGTCGGATCCGGGCCTTGAGCCAGGTCCGTGTTCTGGGCCCAGAAGATGATCTGGCAGGCATCTTGCTGCAG CTTTTCCCACTGACCCCGGACCCGCGGTGGCAGAACTCCAGCCTGCGGCCGctggccctggcactgcagcagtcgctggggcaggagctggcccaCATCCGCCAAGGAGCTGTGCCAGAGAGTGGGGTCACAGCCAGTGGGGTCACGGCCAGCGGGGTCACGGCCAGCGGGGTCACGGCCAGCGGGGTCGCGGCACGGCTGCTGCAGGCCTTGGCTGCGCTGCTCAACTCCGCGCACGGCGGCGCCCTGGTCATGGCCATGCACCACCACCACTTCATCTCCTGCCCGCTCATGCGCCAGCTCTACCAGTACCAC cgCTCCATGCCACAGGACACTGCCTTCTCCTCGCTCTTCTTCAAAGTGCTCATGCAGatgctgcagtggctggagaACCCTGCCGTGGAAGATGGTCCCCTGCGAGCTCAGCTGAAGGCCTTTGCTGTGCAATACTCCTCAAGGCACAGGATCAGTGATG TTCGAGGTGGCTTCTTGCACCTCACAGAAGCTCTTTCTTTCCGTCGTGACCCGGACTTGATCAGCTCCACAGTCTGTGCCATCATTGCAACCCTGAAATCAGGAGAGAAGTGTAATGTGGAGCCAGAGCTCATCAGCAAAG TCCTTCAAGGTCTGATTGAAGCCCACTCTCCGTACCTGGAGGAGCTCCTGACTGTCCTCTTCTCAGCTACTGTTGAGACCAGGTGTCCTGCCGTGAAACCAATTGCTGTGGTGTGCTCCTTGTTGCTCCAGGACAAAGAAGAAACACCAGTAAAGAAGGAGGTGGAGAGTTGCAG TGCTGAATCAGCTTGGCCAGGGCCTGCCTCTGGCCTTCTCAATGACTGGCTGGAGATGTTGGACCCTGAGGTCATCAGCAGCTGCCCTGATCtacagcagaagctgctgttcTCCTGGAACAAA GCAGGGTCCCAGGTGCCCTCCTTCCGCCCATACCTCTTGGCTCTTCTGACTCACCAGTCCAGCTGGACCACACTGCACCAGTGCATCCGGCTTCTGCTTGGCAGGAACAGGGAGCAAAG GTTTGACCCAACTGCATCCTTGGATTTCTTGTGGGCCTGTATTCACATTCCTCGGATCTGGCAGGGAAGGGACCAGAGAACTCCTCAG AAGCGCCGTGAGGAATTTGTGCTCCACCTGAAGGCATCAGAACTGATCAGCATGGTGGAGCTGATCCTGGCTGAAGCAGAGACCAGATACCAGAACACTGACCAGGCCTCCTGCACACTCATCCAGTCTCGACTGCCGTTGTTGCTCAGTTGTTCTCATGGAGACCTTGAGAACGTCAAAAAAGTAACAGAATATTTGACCAGCTGCATCCAGCAGTGGGGAAGCAG CTCTGTGGGGAAATGCTGCCAGGACCTTCTGCTGCAGATATACCTGCAACTACCTGAGCTCCTTGTGCCTATGCCAGAGATGCTTCTTACCAGTGAAGGAGCCAGAGACAGCAGCACTTGCAAG cttgATGCCCTGGTTCACAGATTCATTAACCTCCTCGCAGACACCAGTGACTCCAAGTCATCGGAAAGCCGCGTGTGGGATGCCAATATGGCCTGCAGGAAGTTGGCTGTGGCTCATCCCATCCTCCTCCTTAG gCACTTGCCAATgattgcagcactgctgcacgGCCGCGTTCACCTCAATTTCCAGGAATTCAGGCAGCAGAACCACTTGACCTTCTTCATCCATGTCCTGGggatcctggagctgctccagccgcAGGTCTTCCAGAACGAGCACCAGGCGGCACTCTGGGACTGTCTCCTGTCCTTCATCCGTCTGCTGCTG AACTACAGAAAATCCTCACGGCACCTGGCTGCCTTCATCAGCAAGTTTGTGCAGTTTATCCACAAGTACATCACGTGCAATGCCCAGGCAGCTGTCTCCTTCTTGCAGAAGCACTCGGATCCACTCCA TGACCTCTCATCAGACAACAGTGACCTAGCAATGCTGAAGTccctcctggctgggctgagtCTGCCTAGTAAGAGTGGCAGCTTGGACAGGGGCTCTGATGAAGAGAAGGATG atgaagcagctgctggctctctcCCCCTGGTCAGCGTGTCCCTCTTCACTCCCCTCACGCCGGCTGAAATGGCTCCCTATATGAAGAGGCTCTCCAGAGGCCAGACAGTGGAGG